The Paucidesulfovibrio gracilis DSM 16080 genome has a window encoding:
- a CDS encoding HD-GYP domain-containing protein translates to MGQESQPKQWIPASFFPVSPLILVPEALGEFSVYLRQGQEFVLYSRSGERFTHTQRVKLFESGVDEVYVQTVEKPGFDEYIEENLGAILADESLPLEERSRLFYDTSAGVIRDAFDEKLPPRLEEEHFSRVRDVVRQSTDFLRDERALRTVAPFIDHDYKSYTHSLQVFVYAVSLYSSFEPDEDQLYEYGLGALLHDIGKTRIPLKVLNKRGALTKEERALVQTHSVQGVALCANLEITQRTFNSILFHHERMDGKGYPSGIKGEDIPLAVRCITVADIYDALTSNRPYAPAMRPYDALILMRDEMSQAIDLGVYKRFITMLSGAKIV, encoded by the coding sequence ATGGGTCAAGAATCGCAGCCGAAACAATGGATACCAGCCTCCTTTTTCCCGGTATCCCCGCTCATCCTGGTGCCTGAAGCCCTGGGGGAATTCTCGGTGTACCTCCGGCAGGGACAGGAATTCGTGCTCTACTCCCGGTCCGGTGAACGCTTTACGCATACCCAGCGCGTCAAGCTTTTTGAAAGCGGTGTGGACGAGGTGTATGTCCAGACCGTGGAAAAGCCCGGATTCGATGAATACATTGAGGAAAATCTCGGAGCCATCCTTGCGGACGAATCCTTGCCCCTGGAAGAACGCTCACGCCTTTTCTACGACACGTCCGCCGGCGTGATCCGCGACGCCTTTGACGAAAAACTTCCCCCCCGGCTGGAGGAAGAACACTTCTCCCGCGTGCGCGACGTGGTCCGGCAAAGCACGGACTTTCTGCGCGATGAACGCGCCCTGCGCACCGTGGCCCCCTTCATTGATCACGATTACAAAAGCTACACCCACAGTCTGCAGGTCTTTGTCTACGCGGTGTCCTTGTACAGCTCCTTTGAACCGGACGAGGACCAGCTCTACGAATACGGCCTGGGGGCATTGCTGCACGACATAGGCAAAACACGCATCCCATTAAAAGTGCTCAACAAACGCGGCGCTCTCACCAAAGAGGAACGCGCCCTGGTACAAACTCACTCCGTGCAGGGTGTGGCTCTCTGCGCCAATCTGGAAATCACCCAGCGCACGTTCAACAGTATTCTCTTTCATCATGAACGCATGGACGGCAAAGGGTATCCCTCGGGCATCAAGGGCGAGGACATCCCGCTTGCCGTGCGCTGCATCACTGTGGCCGACATCTACGACGCGCTCACGTCCAACCGGCCCTATGCCCCGGCCATGCGCCCCTATGACGCCCTGATCCTGATGCGCGACGAAATGTCCCAGGCCATTGACCTGGGCGTGTATAAACGTTTCATCACCATGCTCAGCGGCGCAAAGATCGTCTGA